Proteins encoded together in one Shewanella oneidensis MR-1 window:
- a CDS encoding IS3-like element ISSod2 family transposase (programmed frameshift), whose protein sequence is MKTSKFTDSQIMAILKQAEAGTPVPELCREHGMSSATFYKWRAKFGGMDASLMARLKELEAENARLKKMYAEERLKADVIQEAMGKKVVKLSQRKAMAQHAVANRKISIRLACAAFCISETCYRYRRVNDDENAEIAEFLVELTEKESDWGFGQCFNYLRNVKGFAWNHKRVYRIYCELALNLRIKPRRRLKRNAPEPLKEPTKANQVWSIDFMHDQLSDGRSYRLFNVIDDFKREGLAIEAGFSLPTMRVIRTLNQLLEGRTKPIAIRCDNGPEFISHEFTEWAKKHEIRIDYIQPGKPQQNAYIERHNKTIRYSWVSKHLFDTLEEVQDYATKWLWFYNHERPHKANGGKPPLMVA, encoded by the exons ATGAAAACATCAAAATTCACCGATAGCCAAATCATGGCAATCCTTAAACAAGCTGAAGCCGGAACTCCAGTCCCAGAATTGTGCCGCGAACATGGCATGAGCTCAGCGACTTTTTACAAATGGCGAGCCAAATTTGGCGGCATGGATGCGTCATTGATGGCTCGTCTAAAAGAGCTTGAAGCTGAAAATGCTCGACTGAAAAAGATGTATGCCGAAGAGCGGCTAAAGGCCGATGTCATTCAGGAAGCCATGG GCAAAAAAGTGGTAAAGCTGTCGCAACGTAAAGCGATGGCTCAGCATGCAGTTGCAAATCGAAAAATCAGTATCCGTTTGGCCTGTGCAGCATTTTGTATCAGCGAAACCTGTTATCGCTACCGGCGCGTTAATGATGACGAAAATGCAGAGATTGCAGAATTTCTTGTTGAATTAACTGAAAAAGAATCGGATTGGGGCTTTGGTCAGTGTTTTAATTACTTACGCAACGTAAAAGGCTTTGCTTGGAACCACAAGCGTGTATACCGAATTTACTGCGAATTAGCGTTAAATCTGCGGATAAAACCGCGCAGAAGGTTAAAACGAAATGCACCAGAGCCGCTGAAAGAGCCAACTAAAGCCAATCAGGTTTGGTCGATAGATTTTATGCATGACCAGTTATCAGATGGACGAAGCTATCGACTGTTCAACGTGATTGATGACTTTAAACGTGAAGGGCTCGCGATTGAAGCAGGTTTTTCATTGCCAACAATGCGGGTGATCCGGACCCTAAATCAGCTACTTGAAGGGCGAACAAAACCAATCGCGATCCGTTGTGACAATGGACCTGAATTTATTAGCCACGAATTTACGGAATGGGCGAAAAAGCATGAGATCAGGATTGATTACATTCAACCTGGCAAGCCACAGCAAAATGCGTACATAGAACGACACAATAAGACCATCAGGTACAGCTGGGTAAGCAAACATTTATTTGATACGCTTGAAGAAGTTCAGGACTATGCCACAAAATGGTTATGGTTTTACAATCATGAACGGCCGCACAAAGCCAATGGCGGAAAGCCGCCATTGATGGTTGCATGA
- a CDS encoding Arm DNA-binding domain-containing protein, which yields MGNLTVKEIESKAKGEPGRYADGAGQYFVVPKLGVPYWMLRYTAKSKRQEMTLAKYSDMSLADARAEAATKMKQFRDGLDPLVAKKRAEQSQIKTVDELFADWHLGNINRLKYAIFQNVSTARI from the coding sequence ATGGGAAACTTGACAGTAAAAGAGATTGAGTCCAAGGCTAAAGGAGAGCCAGGCCGGTATGCAGATGGAGCCGGTCAGTATTTTGTTGTCCCAAAACTTGGCGTTCCATATTGGATGCTCCGTTACACGGCGAAATCCAAACGCCAAGAAATGACCTTAGCAAAATACAGTGATATGTCTCTTGCTGATGCGCGTGCGGAAGCTGCTACCAAAATGAAACAGTTTCGCGATGGTCTCGACCCGCTCGTAGCCAAAAAACGTGCAGAGCAATCCCAAATCAAAACTGTTGATGAGCTTTTTGCTGATTGGCATCTAGGTAACATCAATCGACTTAAATACGCAATATTCCAAAACGTATCTACAGCAAGGATATAG
- a CDS encoding undecaprenyl-diphosphate phosphatase — translation MDLIYFIKAFFLGVIEGITEFLPISSTGHLILIGDWINFSSNEEKVFEVVIQLGGILAVCWLFRDKIINLINGVLKSDPVAQRFAVIVMISFLPSAIIGALFIHDIKNVLFNTTVVATALIVGGLIILWVENRKDSEKFKIENIEKIGFKQAIIIGIAQCIAMIPGTSRSGATIVGGMLSGVSRKAATEYSFFLAIPTMLGAAIYDASKNYHLLNTDDILAILIGFSAAFISALIVVNALIRFVAKHSLSVFAWYRIALGLIIFSVN, via the coding sequence ATGGATTTAATTTATTTTATAAAGGCTTTTTTTCTAGGAGTTATTGAAGGCATTACAGAGTTTCTACCAATATCTAGTACAGGCCATCTTATTTTAATTGGTGATTGGATAAATTTCTCATCAAACGAAGAAAAAGTATTTGAAGTCGTTATTCAACTAGGTGGAATCTTGGCTGTATGCTGGTTATTCAGAGATAAAATAATAAACTTAATAAATGGCGTGCTAAAGTCTGATCCTGTAGCACAACGCTTTGCAGTTATCGTGATGATCTCATTCTTACCTTCAGCAATTATTGGCGCATTGTTTATACATGATATTAAAAATGTATTATTTAATACCACTGTAGTTGCTACAGCTTTAATTGTTGGCGGGTTAATTATACTTTGGGTTGAAAATAGAAAAGATAGTGAAAAATTTAAAATAGAAAACATAGAAAAAATTGGATTTAAACAGGCTATTATAATTGGGATTGCACAATGCATTGCTATGATCCCGGGAACATCTAGATCTGGTGCTACAATTGTCGGTGGAATGCTATCAGGAGTATCGCGCAAAGCTGCAACTGAATATTCATTTTTCTTAGCGATCCCTACTATGTTAGGTGCAGCTATATATGATGCATCGAAAAACTATCATTTATTAAATACGGACGACATACTGGCAATACTAATTGGATTTAGTGCTGCATTTATTTCAGCACTCATTGTAGTAAATGCTTTAATACGATTTGTAGCTAAACATTCTTTAAGTGTTTTTGCGTGGTATAGAATTGCATTAGGTTTGATCATATTTTCTGTTAACTAA
- a CDS encoding thioredoxin family protein, with the protein MLYIKVLGHGCTKCTSTAVLITSTASDHGISINLTMESNPEVIMNYRVVSSPAVVINERLVHWGSTPQKHMVESWLNDSL; encoded by the coding sequence ATGCTATACATAAAAGTTTTGGGCCATGGATGCACAAAATGCACAAGTACAGCAGTGTTAATCACTTCTACCGCTTCGGATCATGGTATCTCTATTAACTTAACTATGGAGTCAAATCCTGAGGTAATAATGAACTATAGAGTGGTGAGTTCGCCCGCAGTAGTTATTAACGAAAGATTAGTACACTGGGGCTCTACTCCGCAGAAACATATGGTTGAGTCATGGCTAAATGATTCGCTTTAG
- a CDS encoding IS3-like element ISSod1 family transposase (programmed frameshift): MSLKKSHKSYPQAFKDEAVLMVLEQGYSVADAAKSLGVSTSLLYNWKEKHEALQQGITLEESERDELKRLRRENKELRMEKEIPKKGKRLLCERNEVRFRFIKLQSHLFPITLLCRVMSVSKSGYYDWHKRPANVISVETLKLYRLVRQLFKQSRGSLGNREMVKKLRKEGYQVGRYLVRKIMHRLRLKATQRCAYKVTTQRKHSDAVADNLLNMNFNPVSANQVWAGDVTYLKTGEGWMYLAVVMDLYSRRIVGWRIDKRMTTDLISKALIKAYNLRQPARGLVFHSDRGSQYTSKQFGRLLSSYGIRASMGDVGACWDNAVVERFFGSLKHDWIFKVAQPTREFMKQDVTAYIKYYNLERLHSANNDLSPVEFENSQVKVSSLG; encoded by the exons ATGAGTCTGAAAAAATCACATAAGAGTTATCCGCAGGCATTTAAAGATGAAGCCGTCTTGATGGTGCTGGAGCAAGGTTATAGCGTTGCCGATGCGGCAAAGTCTCTTGGAGTTAGCACGAGCCTGCTTTACAACTGGAAGGAAAAACACGAAGCCCTGCAACAAGGCATCACCTTAGAAGAGTCTGAGCGTGATGAGTTGAAGCGATTGCGTAGAGAAAACAAAGAATTACGCATGGAAAAAGAAATTC CTAAAAAAGGCAAGCGCCTTCTTTGCGAGAGAAATGAAGTAAGATTTCGTTTCATCAAACTGCAATCTCACCTGTTTCCCATAACACTGTTATGTCGAGTAATGAGTGTCAGTAAGTCAGGCTATTACGATTGGCATAAACGCCCTGCAAACGTGATAAGCGTTGAAACACTGAAGCTTTATCGCCTTGTTCGACAGCTATTTAAGCAAAGTCGAGGCAGCTTAGGGAATCGTGAAATGGTGAAGAAATTGCGCAAGGAAGGCTACCAGGTTGGTCGCTATCTCGTTCGTAAAATTATGCACCGCCTTCGACTCAAAGCAACCCAGCGATGTGCTTACAAGGTGACGACACAGCGAAAACACTCAGATGCAGTGGCTGATAACCTGTTAAACATGAACTTTAATCCAGTATCGGCTAATCAGGTCTGGGCGGGTGACGTGACCTATTTAAAGACGGGTGAAGGCTGGATGTACTTAGCTGTGGTGATGGATTTATATTCACGCCGGATTGTGGGATGGCGCATAGACAAACGCATGACCACAGATTTGATATCCAAGGCATTAATAAAAGCCTACAACCTGCGACAACCAGCGCGAGGGCTGGTATTTCACAGTGACCGAGGCTCGCAATATACCAGTAAACAATTCGGTAGGCTGCTATCGAGCTATGGTATCCGAGCCAGCATGGGTGATGTGGGTGCGTGTTGGGATAATGCCGTTGTTGAGCGATTCTTTGGTAGCTTGAAACACGATTGGATTTTTAAAGTTGCTCAACCAACAAGGGAGTTTATGAAGCAAGATGTGACGGCTTACATCAAATATTACAACTTGGAGCGACTTCATTCTGCTAATAACGATCTGTCACCTGTAGAGTTTGAGAATTCTCAAGTAAAAGTGTCCAGTTTGGGTTGA
- a CDS encoding TerC family protein, which produces MEFFTTLFVGYPMWVWLMFFGFVLALLAFDLGVLHKEQHEITVAESLKLSAFYICMGLLFGAWLWWYKGSTAGMEYLTGYLIEKSLSMDNVFVIALIFSSLGIPRLYQHRVLFWGIMGVIVLRAIMIGLGAALVAQYQGVLVLFGLFLIFTGIKVLFSNDEHGDIQDNKFYKWLRSKMRFTPSLHQEKFWVRGEDHQLSKGWWATPLFLALILVETADLVFAVDSIPAIFAITQDPFIVYTSNIFAILGLRALYFALAAMVHRFEYLKYALSVVLVFIGVKVGLVYFNHEGIVDFKIPTALSLGVTFGLLLAGVLFSLWKTREQK; this is translated from the coding sequence ATGGAGTTTTTTACCACACTCTTTGTGGGCTACCCGATGTGGGTTTGGTTAATGTTTTTTGGATTTGTGTTGGCGTTGTTGGCCTTTGATTTAGGCGTGCTACACAAAGAGCAGCATGAAATTACTGTCGCAGAGAGCCTCAAGTTATCGGCCTTTTATATTTGTATGGGGCTATTATTTGGCGCTTGGTTATGGTGGTACAAGGGATCAACCGCGGGGATGGAATACCTCACGGGTTACCTTATCGAAAAGTCGCTGTCAATGGATAACGTTTTTGTTATCGCCTTGATTTTCAGCAGCTTAGGTATTCCACGTTTGTATCAACACCGAGTGCTGTTTTGGGGCATTATGGGCGTTATCGTGCTACGCGCCATTATGATTGGCTTAGGCGCGGCGCTGGTGGCGCAATACCAAGGCGTGTTGGTGTTGTTTGGTCTGTTCTTGATTTTCACTGGTATTAAGGTGCTCTTTTCGAACGATGAGCATGGTGATATTCAAGATAATAAGTTTTACAAATGGTTACGTTCTAAAATGCGCTTTACTCCAAGCCTGCATCAAGAGAAGTTTTGGGTAAGGGGTGAGGATCATCAACTCAGTAAAGGCTGGTGGGCAACGCCCTTGTTTTTGGCGTTGATCTTAGTAGAAACTGCGGATCTGGTGTTTGCGGTTGACAGTATTCCAGCGATTTTTGCGATTACCCAAGATCCTTTTATCGTCTATACCTCTAATATCTTTGCTATTTTAGGTTTGCGGGCATTGTACTTTGCTCTCGCTGCTATGGTGCATCGTTTCGAGTACCTCAAGTACGCGCTGTCGGTCGTGTTGGTGTTTATCGGTGTTAAAGTGGGGCTGGTGTACTTTAATCACGAAGGCATTGTGGACTTTAAGATCCCAACAGCGTTATCCCTAGGCGTCACCTTTGGTCTACTGCTTGCGGGTGTTTTATTCTCATTGTGGAAGACACGCGAGCAGAAGTAA
- a CDS encoding CBS domain-containing protein, with the protein MKTLHPFNLGSSPLSVAHQTLTEQSPAIAAMQQIDDHHLWSLPRDMSVADARKRLLSAPGITFLVTAASGCLEGVVSSAELASDRILTMVSKTVTPFSLTLADVMLPREKLQAVTLNELQFATVVDVFRSLSSSPTGLLLVVDADNKLCGIIGSDDITERLSLPVPSKQPLAAEIVHQLHESHKLVINT; encoded by the coding sequence ATGAAAACATTGCACCCTTTTAACTTAGGTTCTTCACCTTTATCCGTTGCTCATCAAACCCTAACGGAACAGTCTCCTGCTATTGCGGCCATGCAACAGATTGATGATCACCACTTATGGTCTTTACCTCGGGACATGTCCGTCGCCGATGCAAGAAAACGGCTATTATCAGCTCCCGGCATTACGTTTTTGGTGACTGCAGCATCGGGATGCTTGGAAGGTGTTGTAAGCTCTGCAGAATTAGCCTCAGATCGTATTCTAACAATGGTGAGTAAAACAGTTACGCCATTTTCGTTAACGTTGGCTGATGTGATGCTGCCTAGAGAAAAACTGCAGGCTGTCACCCTAAATGAGCTCCAGTTTGCTACCGTAGTTGATGTTTTTCGCTCCTTAAGCAGTAGCCCTACAGGGCTATTATTGGTGGTTGATGCCGATAATAAGCTTTGTGGTATTATCGGTAGTGACGACATTACAGAGCGACTCAGTCTGCCAGTCCCATCAAAACAACCCCTTGCAGCAGAGATAGTGCATCAGTTGCATGAGAGCCATAAACTGGTAATTAATACTTAA
- a CDS encoding potassium channel family protein: MAHFTVIGLGRFGIAASLELIHLGHTVTGVERDPKLAEKYVDELTQTVVCDSTDENALRELDLDNSEAVLVAIGEDMQSSLLCILALKNLGVKQIWVKASTKAHHTIVSKLGVDRIIHPEEEMGIRVAQALNYPMVNNYLSLGSGLYVVEVHIRNKLHNSPISDILKGSIKPILVKRGTQVYSSVNADFRLYENDVFLLCGTRAELKSIATRLM; this comes from the coding sequence ATGGCACATTTTACAGTGATTGGACTAGGTCGTTTTGGGATTGCAGCATCGTTAGAATTAATTCATCTAGGGCATACGGTTACAGGGGTTGAACGTGATCCTAAGCTTGCAGAAAAGTATGTCGATGAGTTGACACAAACTGTAGTCTGTGACTCAACTGATGAAAACGCTTTACGTGAGTTAGACCTTGATAATAGTGAAGCAGTGTTAGTTGCGATTGGCGAAGATATGCAATCAAGTTTATTGTGTATCTTGGCATTAAAAAATCTTGGCGTAAAACAAATATGGGTTAAAGCAAGTACAAAAGCCCATCATACAATCGTTTCAAAACTAGGGGTTGACCGAATTATTCATCCAGAAGAAGAAATGGGTATTCGCGTTGCTCAGGCGTTAAACTATCCTATGGTAAATAATTACTTATCTTTAGGGAGTGGTTTATACGTTGTTGAAGTTCATATTCGCAATAAATTACATAATTCGCCAATATCCGATATTTTAAAGGGGAGTATTAAACCAATATTAGTCAAACGAGGAACTCAAGTTTATTCTAGTGTAAATGCTGATTTCCGATTATATGAAAATGATGTGTTTTTACTCTGCGGCACTCGAGCTGAACTTAAGTCAATTGCGACAAGGTTAATGTAA
- a CDS encoding TrkH family potassium uptake protein, whose protein sequence is MVSWHPSVYLAQRTSKAAKNILAAPPLILSISFIFLILIGTLILKLPISTTVPVTWSQSLFNATSAVTVTGLVVFDVGTVYTTFGQVVIALLIQLGGLGIMTFAIVTLLALGAKIGFLQNTIAKEAYNSTNTATLVTTAKSVLIFSLCVELIGMIILAVSWSDELGWRTSLFHGFFYTISAFNNAGIGLSPDSLMPYVEDPIINLTITALFIIGGLGFTVWIDLWRKKRWDKLTTYSKMMIIGTISINAIAVLAIYCIEYNNPKTLVPLSETGKWLASWFQAVTPRTAGFNTLAMNELEDATTAIMLMLMFIGGGSLSTASGIKVVTFMVLILATYGYLRRYDFVYVYHRGISKDTISKALALAMISVGTIWASIFFLLLSENASMIDIIFEAVSAFGTVGLSRGLTSNLTVTGQFIIIFLMFMGRLGPLTLAYFLASPKSKRIRYPETKLTIG, encoded by the coding sequence ATGGTTTCTTGGCATCCATCTGTTTACTTAGCACAGCGGACATCTAAAGCAGCAAAGAACATATTGGCTGCACCACCTTTAATTTTATCAATTAGTTTTATTTTTTTAATATTAATTGGCACTTTAATACTTAAATTACCAATATCTACAACTGTCCCTGTTACGTGGAGTCAAAGTTTATTTAATGCGACCTCCGCGGTTACTGTAACAGGTTTAGTTGTTTTCGATGTGGGAACCGTATATACCACATTTGGTCAAGTTGTTATTGCGTTACTCATTCAACTTGGTGGTCTTGGTATCATGACCTTTGCAATTGTGACTTTACTCGCTTTAGGGGCTAAGATTGGTTTTTTACAAAACACTATCGCCAAGGAAGCCTATAATAGTACAAATACAGCTACATTAGTGACAACGGCAAAATCTGTATTAATTTTTTCCCTTTGTGTCGAGTTAATCGGCATGATAATTTTAGCTGTTTCATGGTCGGATGAGCTTGGTTGGCGAACAAGTTTATTCCATGGTTTTTTTTATACAATTTCCGCATTTAATAACGCTGGGATAGGATTGAGTCCTGATAGCCTCATGCCTTATGTTGAAGATCCTATTATAAATTTAACCATTACAGCACTATTTATAATTGGTGGTTTAGGATTTACAGTTTGGATTGATTTATGGCGTAAAAAACGTTGGGATAAATTAACTACCTATAGCAAAATGATGATTATTGGTACAATTTCGATTAATGCAATTGCCGTATTAGCTATTTATTGTATCGAATATAATAATCCTAAAACATTGGTACCATTATCAGAGACAGGTAAATGGTTAGCATCTTGGTTTCAAGCTGTCACTCCAAGAACCGCTGGGTTTAATACACTTGCAATGAATGAACTTGAAGATGCTACGACCGCGATAATGCTGATGTTAATGTTTATCGGCGGGGGATCTTTAAGTACAGCAAGCGGAATAAAAGTCGTCACATTCATGGTGCTAATATTAGCAACCTATGGTTATTTAAGGCGCTATGACTTTGTTTACGTTTATCATCGTGGCATATCTAAAGATACCATCAGTAAAGCGCTAGCATTAGCGATGATATCAGTGGGAACGATTTGGGCATCAATATTTTTCCTATTGTTAAGTGAAAATGCTTCTATGATAGATATCATTTTTGAAGCTGTTTCAGCATTCGGCACTGTAGGTCTATCAAGGGGACTAACATCTAATTTAACGGTAACTGGACAGTTTATAATCATTTTTTTAATGTTTATGGGACGATTGGGTCCACTAACCCTTGCCTATTTTTTAGCGAGCCCAAAATCAAAACGTATACGTTATCCTGAAACTAAATTAACCATCGGGTAA
- a CDS encoding FAD:protein FMN transferase produces MRLTRYFAISICTMVIGCQPQPTPKMVKIEGEAQGTTWHISFWSPNNINVKLVEDNINNRFDELDKNLSNYRPDSTISLFNSALSTEPIVVGEEIVELVAQAKIVSDKSLGCYDLTVKSLFDLWGFDKYQLMNPSAIAIAETLKDTGMQHIKIKSNSMAKDRAQVHVDLSSIAQGYSVGELAEILERYNIKNYLVEIGGEMVVKGYKPNGESWKVAIERPLPDKNILHKLLMIKQDQAIMTSGTYRHYFDNNGVRLSHILDARTGYPVTHNTVSVTVLHKNPMLADAWSTALLCLGHEKGIDIANENSINALFITDKNNELIEYSTNGFDLFTTSAVKSDGNKKH; encoded by the coding sequence ATGAGATTGACTCGTTATTTTGCAATTTCTATCTGTACAATGGTGATTGGTTGTCAGCCTCAGCCGACTCCTAAAATGGTTAAGATTGAAGGAGAAGCTCAAGGAACGACATGGCACATCAGCTTTTGGAGTCCAAATAACATTAATGTAAAGTTGGTTGAAGACAATATAAATAATCGATTTGATGAACTTGATAAAAACTTATCCAATTATCGACCTGACTCCACTATAAGCTTATTTAACTCGGCTCTGAGTACAGAGCCTATTGTAGTTGGTGAAGAAATTGTGGAATTGGTCGCACAAGCTAAAATAGTATCCGATAAGAGTCTTGGTTGTTATGATTTAACTGTAAAATCATTATTTGATTTGTGGGGATTTGATAAATATCAATTAATGAACCCAAGTGCGATAGCTATTGCGGAAACGCTTAAAGATACCGGTATGCAACATATAAAAATTAAATCTAATTCTATGGCTAAAGATAGAGCACAAGTTCATGTAGATTTGTCTTCCATTGCTCAGGGTTATAGTGTGGGTGAATTAGCTGAAATACTAGAACGATATAATATAAAAAACTATTTGGTTGAGATAGGCGGCGAAATGGTTGTAAAAGGATATAAACCAAATGGTGAAAGCTGGAAAGTTGCCATTGAGCGACCTTTGCCCGATAAAAATATATTGCACAAACTGTTAATGATAAAACAGGATCAGGCGATAATGACATCGGGTACTTATCGCCATTATTTTGATAATAATGGTGTTCGTTTATCACATATTTTAGATGCAAGAACGGGGTATCCTGTAACGCACAATACAGTTTCTGTTACAGTACTGCATAAAAATCCAATGCTTGCCGATGCGTGGTCAACTGCACTTCTCTGTCTAGGTCATGAAAAAGGGATTGATATTGCCAATGAAAATTCTATCAATGCATTATTTATTACTGATAAAAATAATGAGCTGATTGAGTATTCAACAAATGGTTTTGATCTATTTACTACATCCGCAGTTAAAAGTGATGGTAATAAAAAGCATTAA